The Hymenobacter oligotrophus genome has a window encoding:
- a CDS encoding PAS domain-containing sensor histidine kinase → MVSFTDTSDQNRSPVEQALRESQARERVIRRELEHQRNELLRFVEQAPAAVAVYSGPEYRVQLANAATLAIWGRSLPEVLHRPVFEVMPETATPDVVAIFNQVYATGVPFTSTEKPTYIERYGRREVVYWNFVFQPQRQSDGSISGILSLGTEVTAQVQARQQAQQLNQQLEAHVQQRTLEAQAARAEAERQRRQWEELFRRAPAAICIFTGPDWVYEFVNPIYQAMFPGRELLGKRLVDALPELADQPLMDILHHVYTTGQPFQGREVLVPLARTAEGPVEDIYFDLTYQARFNEEGQIDGFVTYAYDVTAQVLARRDREMRQEQLNELFEQAPVAIAIFRGPRYVIELANPAVCAIWGRTQAQALGTPLFELLPEAAGQGFEELLDRVMATGQPYVAHELPSYINRHGRRDLVYWNFVYQPLRETENDEISAVTVVATEVTDQVLARQQVHGLNQELASINAELRTTNDELHNTNAQLTRSNVDLDTFVYTASHDLKAPIANIEGILLALREQLPAAVQQDAWVAQLLDMLQTTVARFQNTIAQLTDVSKLQMAHAGPTELVHLAAVVADVCQDLDLQACTARLTVEVPPDVVVLFHPANLRSIVFNLLSNAAKYSSPNRPAQVHVRAERRPQAVVLSIRDNGLGMSEQQQTQLFGLFQRLHTHVEGTGVGLYIVKRLIENAGGSIEVASQLDVGTCFTVTFPA, encoded by the coding sequence GTGGTAAGCTTTACCGACACCTCCGACCAAAATCGCAGCCCCGTGGAGCAAGCCCTGCGCGAAAGCCAGGCCCGCGAGCGGGTGATTCGGCGCGAGCTGGAACACCAGCGCAACGAGCTGCTGCGCTTTGTGGAGCAGGCGCCGGCGGCGGTGGCGGTGTACAGCGGGCCCGAGTACCGCGTGCAGCTGGCCAACGCCGCCACGCTGGCTATCTGGGGCCGCTCGTTGCCCGAAGTGCTGCACCGCCCGGTGTTTGAGGTAATGCCCGAAACCGCCACCCCCGACGTAGTGGCAATTTTCAATCAGGTGTACGCCACGGGCGTGCCGTTCACGTCTACCGAAAAGCCCACGTACATCGAGCGGTACGGGCGCCGCGAAGTTGTGTACTGGAACTTCGTGTTTCAGCCCCAACGCCAATCCGACGGCAGCATCAGCGGCATTTTGTCGTTGGGCACCGAGGTTACGGCGCAAGTGCAGGCCCGCCAGCAGGCCCAGCAACTCAACCAGCAACTGGAGGCCCACGTGCAGCAGCGCACCCTCGAGGCGCAGGCCGCGCGCGCCGAGGCCGAGCGCCAGCGGCGGCAGTGGGAGGAGCTGTTTCGCCGCGCGCCGGCGGCCATCTGCATTTTCACGGGGCCCGACTGGGTGTACGAGTTCGTGAACCCCATTTACCAGGCTATGTTTCCGGGGCGCGAGCTGTTGGGCAAGCGGTTGGTTGATGCCTTGCCCGAACTAGCCGATCAGCCCCTGATGGACATTTTGCACCACGTGTACACAACTGGGCAACCCTTTCAGGGCCGCGAGGTGCTGGTGCCGCTGGCCCGCACCGCCGAGGGCCCCGTGGAGGACATTTACTTCGACCTGACGTACCAGGCGCGCTTTAACGAGGAGGGCCAGATTGATGGCTTCGTGACGTATGCCTACGACGTAACCGCGCAGGTGCTGGCCCGGCGCGACCGGGAAATGCGCCAGGAGCAGCTCAACGAGCTGTTTGAGCAGGCACCCGTGGCCATTGCCATTTTCCGGGGCCCACGCTACGTAATTGAGCTGGCCAACCCAGCGGTGTGCGCCATTTGGGGGCGCACGCAGGCGCAAGCCTTGGGCACTCCACTGTTCGAGCTGCTGCCCGAAGCCGCGGGCCAGGGATTCGAGGAGTTGCTCGATCGGGTAATGGCCACCGGCCAGCCCTACGTGGCCCACGAGCTGCCTTCGTACATCAACCGCCACGGCCGCCGCGACCTGGTGTACTGGAACTTTGTGTACCAACCCCTGCGCGAAACCGAAAACGACGAGATATCGGCCGTTACGGTGGTGGCCACCGAAGTAACCGACCAAGTGCTGGCGCGCCAGCAGGTGCACGGCCTCAACCAGGAGCTGGCCAGCATCAACGCCGAGCTGCGCACCACCAACGACGAGCTGCACAACACCAACGCGCAGCTCACGCGCTCCAACGTCGATTTGGATACGTTTGTGTACACGGCCTCGCATGACTTGAAAGCGCCCATTGCCAACATCGAGGGCATTTTGCTGGCCCTGCGCGAGCAGTTGCCCGCCGCCGTGCAGCAAGATGCCTGGGTGGCGCAACTGCTCGATATGCTGCAAACCACGGTGGCCCGTTTTCAGAACACCATCGCGCAGCTTACCGACGTGTCGAAGCTGCAAATGGCGCACGCCGGCCCCACCGAGCTGGTGCACTTGGCCGCGGTGGTAGCCGACGTGTGCCAGGACCTCGACCTGCAAGCCTGCACGGCCCGGCTTACCGTTGAGGTGCCGCCTGACGTGGTGGTGTTGTTTCATCCGGCCAACCTGCGCAGCATCGTTTTCAACCTGCTCAGCAACGCCGCCAAGTACAGCTCGCCCAACCGCCCGGCCCAGGTGCACGTGCGCGCCGAGCGCCGGCCGCAAGCCGTGGTGCTCAGCATCCGCGACAACGGCCTAGGCATGAGCGAGCAGCAGCAAACCCAGTTGTTCGGCCTGTTTCAGCGCCTGCACACCCACGTGGAGGGCACTGGCGTGGGCCTGTACATCGTGAAGCGCCTGATCGAAAACGCCGGGGGCAGCAT
- a CDS encoding acyltransferase family protein: MQSTTQAALETTHTQPLAEASQPGRLVSLDVFRGITVMAMILVNNPGDWGHIYAPLEHAAWNGCTPTDLIFPFFLFIVGVSLVYALDGVKRQGGPLSATMLRVVRRGAVLFALGLFLALFPKFEFATVRIPGVLQRIGLVFIISSAIFLYTGRRTQLGLLAGILVLYNVLQQLVPAPGLGAAALLPGQDLGAWLDRTVLTEAHLWKSSKTWDPEGLLSTLPAVGTGLLGVITAQWLRRRDVQPAEKVAWLFVDGALLVVLGLIWNGWFPINKSLWTSSYVLYTGGIAISALAALYWICDVQGWRGWIKPFLVYGVNAITVFFLSGLIPRILNLIKQPLPGSGKEVGLKEWLYQTLFVPTFAVPENASLAGAVTLILIWLGILWWMYHKRVIIKV, translated from the coding sequence ATGCAAAGCACCACCCAAGCCGCCCTCGAAACCACCCACACCCAGCCGCTGGCCGAGGCGTCGCAGCCGGGCCGGTTGGTGTCGCTCGATGTGTTCCGGGGCATCACCGTAATGGCGATGATTCTGGTAAACAACCCCGGCGACTGGGGCCACATCTACGCGCCGCTCGAGCACGCCGCCTGGAACGGCTGCACGCCCACCGACCTCATCTTTCCGTTTTTCTTGTTCATCGTGGGCGTGTCGTTGGTGTACGCCCTCGATGGCGTGAAGCGACAAGGCGGCCCGCTAAGCGCTACCATGCTGCGGGTGGTGCGCCGCGGGGCGGTGCTGTTTGCGCTGGGTTTGTTTTTGGCCTTGTTCCCGAAGTTCGAGTTTGCCACGGTGCGCATTCCGGGCGTGCTGCAGCGCATCGGGCTGGTGTTTATCATCAGCAGCGCCATTTTTCTGTACACCGGGCGCCGCACGCAGTTGGGTTTGCTGGCCGGTATTCTAGTGCTCTACAACGTGCTGCAACAGCTGGTGCCCGCGCCCGGCCTAGGTGCCGCGGCCTTACTGCCCGGCCAAGACCTAGGCGCCTGGCTCGACCGCACCGTGCTCACCGAAGCGCACCTTTGGAAGTCAAGCAAAACCTGGGACCCCGAGGGCCTGCTGAGCACGCTGCCCGCCGTGGGTACCGGTTTGCTGGGCGTGATAACCGCCCAGTGGCTGCGCCGCCGCGACGTGCAGCCCGCCGAAAAAGTAGCCTGGCTGTTCGTCGACGGGGCCTTGCTCGTTGTGCTCGGGCTGATCTGGAACGGCTGGTTCCCCATCAACAAAAGCCTCTGGACGAGCTCCTACGTGCTTTACACCGGCGGCATTGCCATCAGCGCGTTGGCGGCTCTGTACTGGATTTGCGACGTGCAGGGCTGGCGCGGCTGGATTAAGCCTTTCCTGGTGTACGGCGTCAATGCCATTACCGTGTTCTTTTTATCGGGGCTGATACCGCGCATCCTCAACCTGATTAAGCAGCCGTTGCCCGGCAGCGGCAAAGAGGTGGGCCTGAAGGAGTGGCTGTACCAAACGCTGTTCGTGCCCACCTTCGCGGTGCCCGAAAATGCTTCGCTTGCCGGCGCCGTTACGCTCATCCTGATTTGGCTGGGCATTTTGTGGTGGATGTACCACAAGCGTGTCATCATTAAGGTTTAA
- a CDS encoding DUF2059 domain-containing protein codes for MKQLLILAAGLVLAAPAALAQTTAPAPSSTATAAVSAGQRKAAEDLMLAMQMEKNTNAALDQMLTAQLTQRPELKPVEPEMRAYLNKYMGWASLKEDMVQLYAKEFSEKELKDLSKFYSSTTGQKFIGKQTALMVAGMEIGQRRMQENLPELQRSIEAKMKTTQQ; via the coding sequence ATGAAACAGCTTTTGATTCTCGCCGCTGGCTTAGTGCTGGCTGCGCCGGCCGCACTGGCCCAGACCACGGCACCGGCCCCAAGCAGCACCGCCACGGCGGCTGTTTCGGCCGGGCAGCGCAAAGCCGCCGAAGACCTGATGCTGGCCATGCAGATGGAGAAGAACACCAACGCTGCCCTCGACCAGATGCTTACCGCCCAGCTAACCCAGCGCCCCGAGCTAAAACCCGTGGAGCCCGAAATGCGCGCCTACTTAAATAAGTACATGGGCTGGGCTTCGCTGAAAGAAGACATGGTGCAGCTCTACGCCAAGGAGTTCAGCGAGAAGGAGCTGAAAGACCTATCGAAATTCTACAGCTCCACAACCGGCCAGAAGTTTATTGGCAAGCAAACCGCCCTGATGGTGGCGGGCATGGAAATAGGCCAGCGCCGCATGCAGGAAAACCTGCCCGAACTGCAACGCAGCATTGAGGCAAAAATGAAAACCACACAGCAGTAA
- a CDS encoding glycoside hydrolase family 3 N-terminal domain-containing protein produces the protein MLLVLGPLALTAQHRKQHAAKQKPAATHTSAKRPAGKAAPAGKPASSAKAVANGKKPVAEAPAFLQYLHSPWVDSVMKTLTPDQRVAQLFMVAAYSNRTRVDEDSISALIQQSGIGGLIFFQGGPVRQSKLLNRYQAQSRVPLLVAMDAEWGVGMRLDSVVRFPYQMTLGGVRDNHLLYEMGQEVAYQFRRLGMHVNFAPVVDVNNNANNPVIGFRSWGENKRNVTEKSYQYMKGMQDAGIMAVAKHFPGHGDTDADSHFALPLIRADRRRLDSLELRPFRSLMSRGLGGVMIAHLNIPALDSTGTPSTLSRRIVTDMVQKQMGYQGIIFTDAMNMKGVTSKYPPGEADVRAILAGNDILEFSKNVPKALQSVRAAIDSGRIKQADIDIRCRRVLALKQWAGLNKYRPIELKNITADLNSPHAQHVSQRLQELSMTVLRNQRNLLPLQRLDTLRIATVTLGTKDTTDFQRMVADYAPAAHFSIPANATLDELAKLREQLRPYNLLLVGLQNLGRNPASNFGISPEENVLLREVAALKKKMVVSVFGSAYAVSKLRDVNTVDAIVLAYQESKNAQELAAQVIFGGVGATGKLPVSASERYGFGAGLTTQGGMRLRYAQPEAVGMNNNLEARVDSMIGAALAAKAFPGAEVLIARRGTVVLRKSYGTHTYDAKARPVRNTDLYDLASVTKVAAATPALMKLQDLGKFSPEQTLGSYFDFLKESNKKDLKMRDVLTHQARLKAWIPFWQSYTRPKGVFSRLFAKYPHEPLKLKAGEVPAMSRRFFRPDSSARFPLQVADKMWARKDMPERLKKSIAESPLNEKPGYVYSDLSFYLYPQLVQQQTGKPFEQFLRDELYRPLGATTLGLHPQRRFAKQRIVPTEYDSLFRKQLLHGTVHDEGAALLGGLSGHAGLFGSANDLAKLVQLYAWNGKYGGQQLLKPETVQEYTKCQNCPDNRRALGFDRPAANPSVNSAKSASQLSYGHTGYTGTYFWVDPQYDLMVILLTNRVNPTRRNNKITEMSVRSGLLQTAIEAVQSARPKVETSVEE, from the coding sequence ATGCTGCTGGTGCTTGGGCCTTTGGCCCTCACCGCGCAACACCGCAAGCAGCACGCCGCCAAACAAAAACCCGCTGCTACCCACACTTCGGCCAAGCGCCCGGCTGGCAAAGCTGCTCCGGCGGGCAAGCCAGCCAGCAGTGCCAAAGCCGTTGCCAACGGCAAAAAGCCCGTGGCCGAGGCACCGGCCTTTTTGCAGTACCTGCACTCGCCCTGGGTCGATTCGGTGATGAAGACCCTCACGCCCGACCAGCGCGTGGCGCAGCTATTTATGGTGGCGGCGTACAGCAACCGCACCCGCGTCGACGAAGACTCTATTTCGGCGCTGATTCAGCAAAGCGGCATCGGGGGGCTGATCTTTTTCCAGGGCGGCCCGGTGCGCCAAAGCAAGCTGCTGAACCGCTACCAGGCCCAAAGCCGCGTGCCCTTGCTGGTGGCCATGGATGCCGAGTGGGGCGTGGGCATGCGCCTCGATAGCGTGGTGCGCTTTCCGTACCAAATGACCCTAGGCGGCGTGCGCGACAACCACCTGCTCTACGAAATGGGGCAGGAAGTAGCGTACCAGTTTCGCCGCCTGGGCATGCACGTCAACTTTGCGCCGGTGGTGGATGTGAACAACAACGCCAACAACCCGGTAATTGGCTTCCGCTCGTGGGGCGAAAACAAGCGCAACGTAACCGAGAAAAGCTACCAGTACATGAAGGGCATGCAGGACGCGGGCATCATGGCCGTGGCCAAGCACTTTCCCGGCCACGGCGACACCGATGCCGACTCGCACTTTGCCTTGCCGCTCATCCGCGCCGACCGCCGCCGCCTCGATTCGCTGGAGCTGCGGCCCTTCCGCTCGCTCATGAGCCGCGGCCTAGGCGGCGTGATGATTGCGCACCTCAACATTCCGGCGCTCGATAGCACCGGCACACCCTCTACCCTGTCGCGCCGCATTGTAACCGATATGGTGCAGAAGCAGATGGGCTACCAGGGCATCATCTTCACCGATGCCATGAACATGAAGGGCGTAACGAGCAAGTACCCGCCCGGCGAAGCCGATGTGCGGGCCATTTTGGCCGGCAACGACATTCTGGAGTTCTCCAAAAACGTACCCAAGGCCCTGCAATCGGTACGGGCCGCCATTGACTCGGGCCGCATCAAGCAGGCCGACATCGACATCCGGTGCCGCCGCGTGCTGGCGCTCAAGCAGTGGGCGGGCTTGAACAAATACCGCCCCATCGAGCTGAAAAACATTACCGCCGACCTCAACAGCCCGCACGCCCAGCACGTTTCGCAGCGCCTGCAGGAGCTGAGCATGACGGTGCTGCGCAACCAGCGCAACCTGTTGCCGCTGCAGCGCCTCGATACCCTGCGCATTGCCACCGTAACCCTAGGTACCAAAGACACCACCGATTTCCAGCGCATGGTGGCCGACTACGCACCGGCGGCACACTTCTCCATCCCGGCCAACGCCACGCTCGATGAGTTGGCCAAGCTGCGCGAGCAGCTGCGCCCCTACAACCTGCTGCTGGTGGGCCTGCAAAACCTAGGGCGCAACCCGGCCAGCAACTTCGGTATTTCGCCCGAGGAGAATGTGCTGCTGCGCGAGGTAGCCGCCCTGAAAAAGAAGATGGTGGTATCGGTGTTTGGCAGCGCATACGCTGTGTCGAAGCTGCGCGACGTGAACACCGTCGATGCCATTGTACTGGCTTACCAGGAAAGCAAAAACGCCCAGGAGCTGGCCGCGCAGGTAATTTTCGGCGGTGTGGGCGCTACAGGCAAGCTGCCGGTTTCGGCCTCGGAGCGCTACGGTTTTGGTGCGGGCCTGACTACGCAAGGCGGCATGCGCCTGCGCTACGCCCAACCCGAAGCCGTGGGCATGAACAACAACCTTGAGGCCCGCGTCGATTCGATGATTGGCGCGGCGCTAGCGGCCAAGGCCTTCCCTGGTGCCGAGGTGCTCATTGCCCGCCGTGGCACCGTGGTGCTGCGCAAAAGCTACGGCACGCACACCTACGATGCCAAAGCCCGCCCCGTGCGCAACACCGACCTCTACGACCTGGCTTCGGTAACCAAAGTGGCCGCTGCCACCCCGGCCCTCATGAAGCTGCAGGACCTAGGCAAGTTCAGCCCCGAGCAAACCCTGGGCTCGTACTTCGACTTTCTGAAAGAATCAAACAAGAAGGACCTGAAAATGCGCGACGTGCTGACGCACCAAGCCCGCCTGAAGGCCTGGATTCCGTTCTGGCAGAGCTACACGCGCCCCAAAGGCGTATTCAGCCGCTTGTTTGCCAAGTACCCGCACGAGCCCCTGAAGCTGAAAGCCGGCGAGGTACCCGCAATGAGCCGCCGCTTTTTCCGCCCCGATTCGTCGGCACGCTTCCCGCTGCAGGTAGCCGACAAAATGTGGGCCCGTAAGGATATGCCCGAGCGCCTGAAGAAGTCCATAGCCGAGTCGCCGCTCAACGAGAAGCCCGGCTACGTGTACTCCGATTTGTCGTTCTACTTGTATCCGCAGCTGGTGCAGCAGCAAACCGGCAAGCCGTTCGAGCAGTTTCTGCGCGACGAGCTCTACCGCCCCCTAGGTGCTACCACGCTGGGCCTGCACCCGCAGCGGCGCTTTGCCAAGCAACGCATTGTGCCCACCGAGTACGACTCGCTGTTCCGGAAGCAACTGCTGCACGGCACCGTGCACGACGAAGGCGCCGCCCTCCTGGGCGGCCTTTCGGGCCACGCCGGCCTGTTCGGCTCGGCCAACGACCTGGCCAAGCTGGTGCAGCTGTACGCCTGGAACGGCAAGTACGGCGGTCAGCAGCTCCTCAAGCCCGAAACCGTGCAGGAGTACACCAAGTGCCAGAACTGCCCCGACAACCGCCGCGCCCTCGGCTTCGACCGCCCCGCCGCCAACCCCTCGGTGAATTCGGCCAAGAGTGCCTCGCAGCTGAGCTACGGCCACACCGGCTACACCGGCACCTACTTCTGGGTCGACCCGCAGTACGACCTGATGGTGATTCTGCTGACGAACCGCGTGAACCCCACGCGCCGCAACAACAAGATCACCGAAATGAGCGTGCGCTCCGGCCTGCTGCAAACGGCTATCGAAGCCGTGCAGTCGGCGCGGCCCAAGGTGGAAACCTCCGTGGAGGAGTAA
- a CDS encoding TonB-dependent receptor, producing the protein MKARHNYRPGHAAKGWLAGLGLVGLLLGHGAPALGQQAPPLISGQFSNAPFEQFVREVERQTPYRFYFEPSALDSVRVTLGAHNQPLPEVLESILKPRELFYAIDAQQRVFITTGQPMQTELAAGYFRQHEGKTAAGSAGGNDDDPLDGLNRPKSRRQAESQVFAIGQGSNPSGKATVAGHVRESKTGEPVPGATVYVESPAVGGSTDQFGYYSLTLPLGRHTVLIRGIGIKNTKRTIVLRNDGKLEIEVDEDITPLKEVVIEAEKDKNVAGMQMGMEKLDIKTIRQVPTAFGEADLLRVVLTLPGVKSVGEGSTGLNVRGGAADQNLILFNDAVVYNPSHLFGFFTAFNPDILKNVELYKSAIPAKYGSRLSSVLDITTRDGNRKKFGGSGGIGPLTSRLTLEGPIRQDKASFIVSGRSSYSDWILHRLPNRSYRESSASFYDLSAHVSHDLNDKNSLYATGYISRDRFRLASDTTYEYRNQNASVKWKHIFNNRLYSVATATHSRYGYDISSRKNPVNASALAFDLNQTTAQLDFSYYHNPRHTLEFGASTQLYRIAPGQLQPLGGESLIRPEVLQREQGLESALYVSDRIEVSPRLSVSLGLRYSLFNALGPNDVRQYAPGSPRSANTVTDTVRYRAGQVLATYHGPEYRVSAKYALTENSSVKASYNRTRQYINMLSNTATMAPTDIWKLSDAHIRPQVGDQVALGYYRNFKDNTIETSVETYYKRLHDFVDFRNGATLLLNSAIEQDVVNAEGKAYGVEVMVRKLTGKLNGWVSYTYSRSLVRVNSGTTAEMINGGRYYPSNFDKPHDVTMIGNYRFSRRFSTSLNFTYSTGRPITLPLAKYYVGNSMRVLYSDRNAYRVPDYYRADVGLNIEGNHRVKKLAHSSWTVGVYNLTGRRNPFSIYYKSVNGNIKGYQLSVFGQPIPTITYNFRF; encoded by the coding sequence ATGAAAGCTCGACACAACTACCGCCCCGGGCATGCGGCCAAGGGCTGGCTGGCGGGCCTGGGCCTGGTGGGGCTGCTGCTCGGCCATGGCGCGCCGGCCCTAGGTCAGCAGGCACCGCCGCTCATCAGCGGGCAGTTCAGCAACGCGCCTTTCGAGCAGTTTGTGCGCGAGGTAGAGCGCCAAACGCCCTACCGGTTTTACTTCGAGCCCAGCGCCCTCGACAGCGTTCGGGTAACCCTAGGTGCCCACAACCAGCCGCTGCCCGAAGTGCTGGAAAGCATCCTGAAACCGCGCGAGTTGTTTTACGCCATCGATGCGCAGCAGCGCGTGTTTATTACCACCGGCCAACCCATGCAAACCGAGCTGGCGGCCGGGTATTTTCGGCAGCACGAGGGCAAAACGGCAGCCGGCTCGGCCGGGGGCAACGACGACGACCCGCTCGACGGCTTGAACCGGCCCAAATCGCGCCGGCAGGCCGAAAGCCAGGTGTTTGCCATTGGGCAAGGCAGCAACCCCAGTGGCAAGGCCACGGTGGCCGGGCACGTGCGCGAAAGCAAAACCGGCGAACCGGTGCCGGGCGCCACGGTGTACGTCGAGTCGCCGGCCGTTGGGGGCTCCACCGATCAGTTTGGCTACTACTCGCTCACGCTGCCCCTAGGTCGGCACACCGTCCTGATTCGCGGCATCGGCATCAAGAATACCAAGCGCACCATTGTGCTGCGCAACGACGGCAAGCTGGAGATTGAGGTGGACGAGGACATTACCCCGCTAAAGGAGGTGGTGATTGAGGCCGAGAAAGACAAGAACGTGGCCGGCATGCAAATGGGCATGGAGAAGCTGGATATCAAAACCATCCGGCAGGTGCCCACGGCGTTTGGCGAGGCCGATTTGCTGCGCGTGGTGCTGACATTGCCCGGCGTGAAATCGGTGGGCGAGGGCAGCACCGGCCTGAACGTGCGCGGCGGCGCGGCCGACCAAAACCTTATCCTGTTCAACGATGCGGTGGTGTACAACCCCTCGCACTTGTTTGGCTTCTTCACGGCCTTCAACCCCGATATTTTGAAGAACGTGGAGCTGTACAAAAGCGCCATTCCGGCCAAGTACGGCAGCCGCCTCTCGTCGGTGCTCGACATTACCACCCGCGACGGCAACCGCAAAAAGTTTGGCGGCTCGGGCGGCATCGGGCCGCTTACCAGCCGCCTTACGCTCGAGGGGCCCATTCGGCAAGACAAAGCCTCGTTTATCGTAAGCGGCCGCTCGTCGTACTCCGATTGGATTTTGCACCGCCTGCCCAACCGCAGCTACCGCGAAAGCTCGGCTTCGTTCTACGACCTGAGCGCCCACGTCAGCCACGACCTCAACGATAAAAACTCGCTTTACGCCACCGGCTACATCAGCCGCGACCGGTTTCGGTTGGCTTCGGATACCACCTACGAGTACCGCAACCAAAACGCGAGCGTTAAGTGGAAGCACATCTTTAACAACCGGCTCTACAGCGTAGCCACGGCCACCCACAGCCGCTACGGCTACGACATCAGCAGCCGCAAAAATCCGGTAAACGCCTCGGCGCTGGCTTTCGACCTGAACCAGACCACGGCCCAACTCGATTTCAGCTACTACCACAACCCGCGCCACACCCTGGAGTTTGGCGCCAGCACGCAGCTCTACCGCATTGCGCCGGGCCAGCTGCAGCCCCTAGGTGGCGAGTCGCTCATCAGGCCCGAGGTGCTGCAGCGCGAGCAGGGTTTGGAAAGCGCCTTGTACGTGTCGGACCGCATCGAGGTGTCGCCGCGCTTGTCGGTGTCGTTGGGCTTGCGCTACTCGCTCTTCAACGCCCTGGGCCCCAACGACGTGCGGCAGTACGCGCCCGGCAGCCCGCGCTCGGCAAATACCGTAACGGACACCGTGCGCTACCGCGCGGGGCAGGTGCTGGCTACTTATCACGGGCCGGAGTACCGGGTGTCGGCTAAGTACGCCCTCACCGAAAACTCCTCCGTGAAGGCCAGCTACAACCGCACGCGCCAGTACATCAACATGCTGTCGAACACGGCCACCATGGCGCCCACCGATATCTGGAAGCTGAGCGACGCGCACATTCGGCCGCAGGTAGGCGACCAAGTGGCCCTAGGTTACTACCGCAACTTCAAGGACAACACCATCGAAACCTCGGTGGAAACCTACTACAAGCGCCTGCACGATTTCGTGGACTTCCGGAACGGCGCCACGCTGCTGCTGAACTCCGCCATTGAGCAGGACGTGGTAAACGCCGAGGGTAAAGCCTACGGCGTGGAGGTGATGGTGCGCAAGCTCACGGGCAAGCTCAACGGCTGGGTGAGCTACACGTACTCCCGCTCCTTGGTGCGCGTGAACAGCGGCACCACCGCCGAAATGATCAACGGCGGCCGCTACTACCCGAGCAACTTCGACAAGCCCCACGACGTGACGATGATCGGCAACTACCGCTTTAGCCGCCGCTTCAGCACCTCGCTCAACTTTACGTACAGCACGGGCCGGCCCATTACGCTGCCGCTGGCCAAGTACTACGTGGGCAACTCCATGCGCGTGCTGTACTCCGACCGCAACGCCTACCGCGTGCCCGACTACTACCGCGCCGACGTGGGCCTGAACATCGAGGGCAACCACCGCGTGAAAAAGCTGGCGCACAGCTCCTGGACGGTGGGCGTGTACAACCTCACGGGCCGCCGCAACCCGTTCTCGATCTACTACAAATCGGTGAACGGCAACATCAAAGGCTACCAGCTGTCGGTGTTCGGGCAGCCCATTCCTACCATCACCTACAACTTCCGCTTCTAA
- a CDS encoding DUF4249 domain-containing protein → MTSQQSYFRRALAWVVLWALTGSCIDPFEPEIDEVDTSFVVVDGFINSRGISTIKLSRTYKLSAPGQPPTETRARVLIEQEGGGSVTLTETAPGTYTSPALNLGAGTRYRLHFFTSNGREYASDYTPVKITPEIDSVEWDLGGEGVQISVSTHDATNQSRYYRWGLEETWEFTSAYRSVVEYVNNQMRPRQEDIYRCWASNTAGNIRLFSTTRLTQDVVARHQLLEIPRTATRLRLRYSVLVKQYAQTPEEYAYWDELRKNTENLGTLFDPLPSQVTGNVRCLSNPAETVLGFVGAYSVTEKRIFITSAQLPVQWYRTYLTGYENCMQIDTFKLRDVDAAFRNPALQPLEGVYTGNGVLIAYTGAARKCIDCRERGTNKRPSFWP, encoded by the coding sequence ATGACAAGCCAGCAGAGCTATTTCCGACGCGCCCTTGCCTGGGTGGTGCTGTGGGCGCTAACGGGCAGCTGCATTGACCCGTTCGAGCCCGAAATCGACGAAGTGGATACCAGCTTTGTGGTGGTCGATGGGTTCATCAACAGCCGGGGCATCAGCACCATCAAACTCTCGCGCACCTACAAGCTGAGCGCCCCCGGCCAGCCGCCCACCGAAACCCGCGCCCGCGTGCTGATTGAGCAGGAGGGGGGCGGCAGCGTAACCCTGACGGAAACCGCGCCCGGTACCTACACCTCGCCTGCGCTCAACCTAGGGGCCGGCACCCGCTACCGCCTGCACTTTTTCACCAGCAACGGCCGCGAGTACGCCTCCGATTATACGCCCGTCAAAATCACCCCCGAAATCGATTCGGTGGAGTGGGACCTAGGCGGCGAGGGCGTGCAAATCAGCGTGAGCACCCACGACGCCACCAACCAAAGCCGCTACTACCGCTGGGGCTTGGAGGAAACCTGGGAGTTTACCTCGGCCTACCGCTCGGTGGTGGAGTACGTGAACAACCAGATGCGGCCCCGGCAGGAGGACATTTACCGCTGCTGGGCCAGCAACACCGCCGGCAACATCCGCCTGTTCAGCACCACCCGCCTGACGCAGGACGTGGTGGCGCGGCACCAACTGCTCGAAATACCGCGCACGGCCACCCGCTTGCGCCTGCGCTACAGCGTGCTGGTGAAGCAGTACGCCCAAACGCCCGAGGAGTATGCCTACTGGGACGAGCTGCGCAAAAACACCGAAAACCTCGGCACGCTCTTCGACCCGCTGCCCTCGCAGGTAACCGGCAACGTGCGCTGCCTCAGCAACCCCGCCGAAACCGTGCTGGGTTTTGTGGGCGCGTACTCGGTTACCGAAAAGCGCATTTTCATTACCTCGGCTCAGCTGCCGGTGCAATGGTACCGCACCTACCTCACCGGCTACGAAAACTGCATGCAGATTGACACCTTTAAGCTGCGCGACGTGGACGCTGCCTTCCGCAACCCCGCGCTGCAGCCGCTGGAGGGCGTGTACACCGGCAATGGCGTGCTGATTGCCTACACCGGCGCCGCCCGCAAGTGCATCGACTGCCGCGAGCGGGGCACCAACAAACGACCTAGCTTCTGGCCCTGA